The Aquila chrysaetos chrysaetos chromosome 19, bAquChr1.4, whole genome shotgun sequence genome includes a region encoding these proteins:
- the UBL3 gene encoding ubiquitin-like protein 3 produces the protein MSSSVPADMINLRLILVSGKTKEFLFSPNDSAADIAKHVYDNWPMDWEEEQVSSPNILRLIYQGRFLHGNVTLGALKLPFGKTTVMHLVARETLPEPNSQGQRNREKTGESNCCVIL, from the exons ataaatTTGCGCCTCATCTTGGTAAGCGGGAAAACGAAAGAGTTCCTATTTTCACCGAACGACTCTGCTGCAGATATCGCAAAACATGTGTATGACAACTGGCCAATGG ATTGGGAAGAAGAACAAGTCAGCAGTCCAAATATCTTGCGGCTTATTTATCAAGGGAGGTTTCTTCATGGCAATGTGACACTAGGAg cattaaaacttccttttgGCAAAACAACAGTGATGCATTTGGTGGCTAGAGAGACATTGCCAGAGCCAAACTCTCAAG GTCAAAGGAACCGTGAAAAAACTGGAGAAAGCAATTGCTGTGTAATCCTGTAA